Genomic DNA from Brienomyrus brachyistius isolate T26 chromosome 22, BBRACH_0.4, whole genome shotgun sequence:
tgccgcaggcttggatgcagtgccgcaccattttgtaaggcatgcactggccaatcatgtagcacttctctcagaaatattaatgagacatcacctaccaccctgcaaaaaagaaatttgccgcttgtccccctgcacatgagccaacttggctgcgtcaaccagcggagctccggagcctctggagaaacacgcggcaaaaaaggctcgcatgcggtcttccaaagtttgggaatacttcagtcatgacaccttttctgcgcctctactgtagctggcgttaatgatgctgtttcagccattttatattttctgtttacttattctgtcatgtaagactgagacaaattatcgtttacgacaattcttacacactgtagcctgacttgctgacttaagtaagtttaactataagctacctttgctagtgtttgtgaataacatgtttctctagttatgaaattattccatgttttagcatctgtttcaacattaaagtcaaattggtatactgaaatatataaaaactattgaactattaacttaagtctaacatagaaaatcctactgaatctcttaagattttccttttttgttaatgcactaatgtttaagaagtgtcttaataaattgaatttcagatttgtgtgtgggtgggagtgggtgaattgtattaaattcatacattcattcttttggctcagacattactgacctaaaacaaattgaggcattgggtaagtgcttaaattagctactaaatggcaaaaaatattctaaatatcacattttccattcttcggtataattttaacgaatcacctatgctgccaaacattaacgcatagattgtcacaacactctatgttttagttcttctttatgtgtataggacggtgtgatggttctggtggtgggtgtggccgacgctgctcgcgatgtttggctatgctgcagtcccagggaccaagttggaacacatttccaccttcaagcttaggtggaaaaacggcaccgagacccagcagcaggacaacttcacttgtccagacaaccagccctgcttcatcattgaagtaagccctgtgaacaggagcgagatgtacttctgcagtggatgttatagcggaaagaacatccccatcctcacgtctgccggagtgccccctcaagtgggtgtgtgacttaactcgatggatgaattggacagaatgtactgttactagaggtcgaccgatatgggtttttcaatagccgatgccgatatttaggagtcagggtcaggcgatggccgatatatgctgctgattttttttggccgataattggacgttttcccctctatttgcatggtaaaatatcacactaataataacaaacgatacacaaaatttctcaatttagcatttattgaatactcaacttggaaacaataacacatttataaacaataaaaatagcagcatcagaatctctgttagtgcacaatatagcagcaaactcctcatgtttgacggaaggaaatttgtaaacaatacaaaaaggaataagcatgttatcttcagttgtaatcccacttccagtccctgagtcttactcaccacactcatacttcacagcaatcagacagcagttaattaaccagaagagaaaaatgcaaaaacacaacagaacttgtaaataataacaaactaatagacaataaaaatagcagcatcagaatctctattagtgccaaatatagcagcaaactcctcatgtctgacggaaggaaaatttgtaaatacacaaaggaatgagcacatcttcagttttaatcccatttccagtccctgagtcttcctcatcccacaagcaggcaaggcatgtcaccccggttgtgtgacacttattttatataataaaataagtgccccctgcggccccagagcccgagcagccgtctccgctgcctgcagctaccgcgcccacgtccgaggcgctttccctgcctgcagctcccgggcaggcgccccctctgcagcctgcagctccagtccctggccccactccagtcccttctccccctgtgactctggtaccctcaccccgacgagcccgaccccggccacgggtccttatgtctgtgtcccataaggggagaggacacagacgcacggctggggtcccacccgcccagccccctggctcgccctccctcgccggcgctagggcttggtcggcgcctgcgggtcctggccctccgggtcggctgtcgtctgcgggtccccctccgcggcctcgtcgccctgcctcggtccctcctccggcgtcttatcggttgcctgcgggccccccgacggcggctcctcattcgcctgctggtcctcccgctctggcgtgtcggaggacgtcgccgtctgctgcggctccccctctctccttgccctcgccagggtcccttccagctccttcgtccccttccctggtctcccctccgactccctccttcgtccctgcgtctgtccctcaccccgtctcctcggcccctccggctccggcctcccggccgcctgcagcccttccggctgcctcccgtcgcccgctgggtctccctcgggctcctcttggttccccctccttctctccctggcctcccgtctttgtccctcctgcctctgctccccctcgctttgttcctcctgtctctgtccctcctctctttgtccctcgtccctctggcttctgctcctctttccccgatgttcccttcgttcactcccggtccttttgtcctgcctgttccctccgtgtccccctttctgatctgtttctctgcctttcctgttttatgtcaagtcttgtcctggctccttcccctgtgccagttctgtctgtccgttctgttccctgtccctcattaatgaggttttatatagatatacatatatgcccggcttgtccgctcctcgtgtgtgccacgccccctgattacccacgtgtgcttccctgatcgtctcctgctttgcccgattactttgattagtcatgacctattttaagttctggtcttacctgtttgccctgtccgtcattgtagtttgtcaatgcctgcgttccgtcctgctctacccgctccgtttccccgattaaagacccgttttcacaaacacaaaaaattggttcagataggcgacggacaatctgattggctcagataggcgacggacaatctgattggctcagataggcgacggacaatctgattggctcagataggcgacggacaatctgattggctcagacaggcgacggacaatctgattggctcagacaggcgacggacaatctgattggctcagacaggcgacggacaatctgattggctcagacaggcgacggacaatctgattggctcagacaggcgacggacaatctgattggctcagacaggcgacggacaatctgattggctcagacaggcgacggacaatctgattggctcagacaggcgacggacaatctgattggctcagacaggcgacggacaatctgattggctcagacaggcgacggacaatctgattggctcagacaggcgacggacaatctgattggctcagacaggcgacggacaatctgattggctcagacaggcgacggacaatctgattggctcagacaggcgacggacaatctgattggctcagacaggcgacggacaatctgattggctcagacaggcgacggacaatctgattggctcagacaggcgacggacaatctgattggctcagacaggcgacggacaatctgattggctcagacaggcgacggacaatctgattggctcagacaggcgacggacaatctgattggctcagacaggcgacggacaatctgattggctcagacaggcgacggacaatctgattggctcagacaggcgacggacaatctgattggctcagacaggcgacggacaatctgattggctcagacaggcgacggacaatctgattggctcagacaggcgacggacaatctgattggctcagacaggcgacggacaatctgattggctcagacaggcgacggacaatctgattggctcagacaggcgacggacaatctgattggctcagacaggcgacggacaatctgattggctcagacaggcgacggacaatctgattggctcagacaggcgacggacaatctgattggctcagacaggcgacggacaatctgattggctcagacaggcgacggacaatctgattggctcagacaggcgacggacaatctgattggctcagacaggcgacggacaatctgattggctcagacaggcgacggacaatctgattggctcagacaggcgacggacaatctgattggctcagacaggcgacggacaatctgattggctcagacaggcgacggacaatctgattggctcagacaggcgacggacaatctgattggctcagacaggcgacggacaatctgattggctcagacaggcgacggacaatctgattggctcagacaggcgacggacaatctgattggctcagataggcgacggacaatctgattggctcagataggcgacggacaatctgattggctcagataggcgacggacaatctgattggctcagatctgaaccaatcagattgtccgtcgtctatctgaaccaatcagattgtctgtctatctgaaccaatcagattgtttttcttacacaaaaaattattccgttttcaaaacacttttgtgcaagaaatgctcccatgagcctgtgtttagtgcctacagaggtcttctttttgccactggtacaggagagtacgggtcccaccttgccacagccaggcacctccacgccatcgacgggccgcggaatctcgatggagcgcacgttgccgtacttgcaacactcctcccggatgtcctccaggatctcctcgtagtcctcgtcgtccaccagctcctcgggcatgaccatgttgaggaggcacagcacctccgtgggcatgccggagctctgcagccgctgcagccctggaacctgcagcgtcaccggcgtctcgatgatggccgtctgtcccggggggcgacaagagtgtcagataccccctgatcgtccaatcgtctcgagtaacagcgagaaatttacatggacccaaataaacccaagaaataggggcattaagcttcctgggaggcacccaggaaccaagttgggtttaggacatcagaaaggcggcagccgaggacaaatactcacagcgttggcattcttagcccccacgcttgcccgctggacgatgagcttcttgtctccgagctgcatgccattgagtccagccacggcctgcgggatgcatcccacacaagcgtcagcaattccatccggaagccccgagtcaccccagaccttccagctgctgccccacctcacgcacctggtcagtggcactgatgtccacgtattcacagaaagcataacccttagacagtgacgtggcactgtccttcacaaggttgaaggccttaagaggtccgaacgacgtcaagagttccttcacctgggcaagaggaggagacgcgggggggcgattagcccgacagtccaggcacggcacctcgctagaaatgctaatcttaactgtgggagaagcagcatgttaaactttgcaaaacgacatgaggaaacagtgaagacatcaggaaaatggctttatgacaagtggctcgacattacggtgcaacactagagctcaaagccccctgtgccctttctgcatgacttacttactgggagcgtacaaaagtaactattttgattcttgtcaatgaatgataacacagattccccccccccatcctacagcatatacaacacaactgaattcctaatcaagttctctgataattccaactacgaattttgaaatatggaccgagttgcatctgattttaagggccacaataattaagctagatggtatataaaaaaaaaactaaataaaaacagctaattatatgttaagtgttccatgtatacaatgtggaggggggggggcgactcggcagaacacaaacccagccgaatcactgacttcctgttcttaaaaccaagaaccacattggtgcagttaattagagggacaaagcctacaggagataaactcacaggtaaagctaagagccgccacagggtcctgctaaaggggccacggcttgaagccaaacaggacgaaatagctctgctaacatcattcctcacttattctacaggaatctactgtaaagccgcattaaccactgacttcagaaaggagtcacctgggacactggcagccacaagagggcgctacctcctaccttctcttaggggcaaaaaaaaaaaaaaaatcaaatttataccctgtgatcagcataataagtctctccccagccttcaacccccaaaaaaaggaccccatatgcttaagagcactccaggacagagcccccccacaggggcaggccgtcgacagggaggatatccgtgcgagggacggaatgtcttacttgccttgtgttacatgttggcatggcagcagtaggtcagtactactgaacaaattatgagcgaagacttaacgatcttacaggcccctagctggggacaaagtggggaacaaaaatgaaagagctgtaagtatcaaagcggtagcagggactgcaaaaaaaatgtaaacaccaggatacaagcagcggtttccatttcacctgtctatggcacatttactggctttgacgtgaaatacattaacagttctgctggattcaaactctctccccccagtgctgctttggtacagccttcctcttgacttggattacatgtgactcacactggataagaaagattacgatgacaatccgaaaaggaggaaaaaaatcaaagaaaaacaaactgactgcacttctcacttacctttcactgaaaccgcgatcactatcttgtgggctgagtcttgccatttttaacagtttaggctaaagtgagtgggacaccggagctcaaaatgttacaatgcaggggtggacgcaaaacgttttgcgattaacttttgcaaaataaataggtaaactattaaatgcctgtatggattatgtctataatgggccgatttcagtggggtggcgatataggaagaaaaaaaaaaaatcataaaagatgctaatgagaagtagaaaatgtctaaaatgtgaccctttcaacactttcagagtaagacgacctcatctgtgcatgttgttatggtaatattatccatcactgacgtcataacagaatagggcatggggcacgatgtgaaaactccagtgaagctgataatcgttcaccgggaaaaaggtccgaagtattttctgcctttcgagcgacacagcaatgtagggaacgattcttccgcagctccccatcgctgttaacgggatgtgaagtcatcgttctcagtgtgcggacatggacgtgagacacggcacgtctgcgaatactgaagcgtttggggacttggtcgatctcccccacatttcaagcacagtctatggtagtgtttcccagcccagtcctcgggggtacccccccggttagtccacgtttttgcttcctctcagcacacctgtaccaggtattcggtgttcctgattggctgggagctaggagggagcgaaaatgtggacagtcggcggttccccgaggactgggattgggcaaacacaggtgtacggcaatgtggaggtattcgtcagttaggtgacgcgcagatgactcgattttaaattttcatgcagcaaaacgacgcggctgattcatccgactaacactcagcaattaacccgatatacaaatattccagggtacccagcaacaggcagcacagggactggctacgtgactggtttggcaagccgccagctgtaaggcacgtttcccaaagcctttgttgctaataaggttatttgctaacaacattagataacaactgaatggttccaactatgcaagtcgataacatgaggttttgggaaacgtaccttttacattagcggggtctcaatatcttcataatttacagctggataaacaatgagcgtaatgtaactgtcaactcattacctacatgtctaataaatgtttaataaatcccatgaatatctttaaaaaaaaaaaaaaaaaacctcaaatgtgcggctattttcagcagctagctttaaacatgatgctgacatttgaccccccagtatcttgtaatgaattttaagcggtgaggtaactttgacaggctttcttttcctactaatcagttacacagagacgagtgtttattttatgtatgtatgtgcgtgcgcgtgcgtgcgtgcgtgcgtgtgcgtgtgtgtgcatgcctgcttgagttccacgtgcagcagtgggacagaaacacaggagggttgtgggtcggctccccggcgacagagactgagggcggggtacctgatcgtcactgagatagttgggcaggcctccgacaaagagcttgtgtggcgagtctggaaccacggtggagacgacccctgcagacagagcggcacggcgcccaaagccggccgatcacagcaaaccgtcaacatgccggataatgaccacgagcaaacggcgcgagtgaaataagccaacttcaaatcagtatgacgtcgttatctcctatataatatcagataaatgtaactccagcaaaaaaatacctaaatactggggcagtttgacgactgttttttgtctctcccatcttgctctccatgggagatgctgacacatgcagcaccagtcaaaagtatggacacacctgctcttaatgcatttgtctctattttagctgttattcaccttatagtaaaaggcctttgggcatggaagttatgcatatgaagtactgcaaagacaaaatttttgtctcttcaaaataggagccattggcttcgatgacagcattgcggactcaaccagctaacatatgtacccacctggaccgtttctccaacagtcctcgagtttccacaagttctgcgcgcaagctggctaccttactcttactctcatccaactgatcccaaaccagctctatagagtttaggttggggggctgtggggaccatctctttcctagttcacaaggtaataagctacttgcataaccttcaaggtgggctttgggtcattatcttgctgaaaaacaagtcattttcagtaggtgtgtccagaatttttaactagaataggagccagcaaccctagaacaatttgggggttagggtccttgctcaagggcccagtggtgaaatcactctgccaaccctgccaaccagcaaccttcttttcatgggcaaacatcacagagccacacaacacccctatgttaacagtaagaagtgagtgactgagctgtgtgtgtgtgtgtgtgtggctcagctggttaggatgccagcgttatcatcagaagatcactggttcacatcactggtgatcacaccactgggccggcgagtttgctctagggacaggctgaccctgatttctcaaaaaaaaaaaaaaaaaaaaacattcttcactttggataaaactgtctgctaaatatttacaacattaagtaaataaaagtgaaagtctccctctttatatgacaagacatccgcagcttgcgaaggacagtcagtccgtaacgagtacaaaaaactggccttgccgatcggctcttcaaaggtaaataaagattaaggttatgacggcgacaagcaaaacggacctggtacgtggaaggcgggctgctctgagatgccaggcagggggcgatagtcgtggggccgcctgatttttaacgactgaccctggaaaatgatgccgtcgaaggccattgcctgcgtggtctcatccacggaccgaaactagggcagaacgaagaacgtcgttaatcagggaaggctgcggtctccgcctggacacagcagccattaggcaggaaagactcttacttcaaggaaggcaaagttcttgtcctggtttatctgaacagcgaggacgggattggtgggaccttgacataagccagccaatcgcatctgggtattgaagaaatccgccatggcctcctaaaaagacaggcagacacactgaatgaagacaggcagacgtctgaagacatcaaaacaggcaaacgagaaaaaaaatgactgacaagtctagtacatttatctatttattttgcggacactttcatccaaagcaacatacatttcattgaagaagcaggaccagacagttcctagagcaaatagtgcttaagggctgcgctcgggggcccaatggtgaaatcactctgctgcccaagggatttgaaccaacaaccttcttgtgaccggctcagtgtcctaactcactgagctacacatgacaccagtatgcatgacagaaggcaacgcgggactttgcctggactcacctccgtcaggccgaaggggatgttgccgacataaagccgcctggcctgccgggtcatctggctgccgaccatcggcacctgggtgggcgtcactgccacgccgctggtggtggatgttgccagtaaagctatcgtggggatctgccctgcagctgtggggaggagaaagggcttcaagaccccaaccagggacggccagaacatccggatcgtcgccttcatttgcttctaacccctaggtttaagctctcttcacactgtct
This window encodes:
- the LOC125717936 gene encoding splicing factor U2AF 65 kDa subunit-like gives rise to the protein MSDFDEFEKQLSENRQEREKERHKKRSRSRSLSRGEKHRRWSKDSRGRSHEKRSSSRDRKGRDRRSSSREHKKHSYSPRRSRKKRTYKYWDVPPPGFEHITPMQYKAMQAAGQIPTIALLATSTTSGVAVTPTQVPMVGSQMTRQARRLYVGNIPFGLTEEAMADFFNTQMRLAGLCQGPTNPVLAVQINQDKNFAFLEFRSVDETTQAMAFDGIIFQGQSLKIRRPHDYRPLPGISEQPAFHVPGVVSTVVPDSPHKLFVGGLPNYLSDDQVKELLTSFGPLKAFNLVKDSATSLSKGYAFCEYVDISATDQAVAGLNGMQLGDKKLIVQRASVGAKNANATAIIETPVTLQVPGLQRLQSSGMPTEVLCLLNMVMPEELVDDEDYEEILEDIREECCKYGNVRSIEIPRPVDGVEVPGCGKVGPVLSCTSGKKKTSVGTKHRLMGAFLAQKCFENGIIFCVRKTI